The following proteins are co-located in the Alcaligenes faecalis genome:
- a CDS encoding FAD-dependent monooxygenase, with product MSKERIVVCGGALAGMASALGLRKAGFDVSILSPAYKPMALAAGQYHPRVYAVSVASQNFLAQLGAWNLMSTQRISPVQAMEVHGDGGACLNLHAWQDAQDYLAWIVESGQMEQALYQALQVFGVPWIEDRFERLEGHTIVTAGQKRISADLFVGADGARSGLRSAAGIEHQGREYGDAGLVAHFNVERSHQQVALQWFTGDSILALLPIPDVDGKAQVSMVWSVPQAQADKVLAMPSDEQAQYLQNSVFSLSNGRLGQLSLRSPVYGFPLTFERSGLVSPGVALVGDAAHRVHPLAGQGLNLGLGDIEALIKVLSERGPHYSVGDMRVLNRYKRARAEPIAAMRAATDGLYRLFAAPGAPASMLRNAGMQVVDRLPWVKRRLIAHAAGIKPGALLF from the coding sequence ATGAGCAAAGAACGGATTGTGGTGTGTGGCGGGGCCTTGGCCGGGATGGCCAGTGCCCTGGGTTTACGCAAGGCGGGGTTTGATGTCAGCATCTTGTCGCCCGCTTACAAGCCTATGGCGCTGGCGGCGGGACAATATCACCCCCGTGTCTATGCCGTCTCAGTTGCCAGCCAGAACTTTCTGGCGCAGTTGGGTGCCTGGAACTTGATGTCGACCCAGCGTATTTCGCCGGTGCAAGCCATGGAAGTCCATGGTGATGGCGGTGCTTGCCTGAATTTGCATGCCTGGCAGGATGCGCAGGATTATTTGGCCTGGATCGTTGAATCCGGCCAGATGGAGCAGGCACTGTATCAGGCGCTGCAAGTGTTTGGTGTGCCCTGGATTGAAGACCGCTTTGAGCGTCTGGAAGGCCATACCATCGTTACCGCCGGGCAAAAGCGTATCAGTGCCGATTTGTTTGTGGGTGCCGATGGTGCTCGGTCTGGCCTGCGCTCTGCTGCCGGTATTGAGCATCAGGGGCGTGAGTATGGGGACGCTGGTTTGGTGGCTCACTTCAACGTAGAGCGATCGCACCAGCAAGTCGCCCTGCAGTGGTTTACCGGCGATTCGATTCTGGCCCTGTTGCCTATACCGGATGTGGATGGCAAAGCGCAAGTTTCCATGGTCTGGTCCGTGCCGCAAGCACAGGCAGACAAGGTACTGGCTATGCCTTCAGATGAGCAGGCGCAGTATCTGCAAAACAGTGTGTTCTCCCTATCCAATGGCCGTTTGGGGCAGCTCAGTTTGCGCAGTCCTGTATATGGTTTCCCTTTGACTTTTGAGCGTAGCGGCCTGGTGTCGCCCGGCGTGGCCTTGGTCGGTGATGCGGCGCATCGCGTGCATCCCTTGGCCGGTCAGGGCTTGAATCTGGGCCTGGGCGATATCGAGGCCCTGATCAAGGTTTTGTCCGAGCGCGGTCCGCATTATTCGGTTGGGGATATGCGTGTGCTCAATCGCTACAAGCGCGCTCGCGCTGAGCCGATTGCGGCCATGCGGGCTGCCACGGATGGCTTGTACCGTCTGTTTGCAGCGCCGGGAGCACCGGCCTCCATGTTGCGCAATGCCGGCATGCAAGTGGTAGACCGCCTGCCTTGGGTTAAACGTCGTCTGATTGCGCATGCGGCTGGAATCAAGCCAGGCGCACTTTTGTTCTAA
- a CDS encoding GGDEF domain-containing protein — protein sequence MMLETFHQILAEKQVTSVFQPIVDLQSGLILGYEGLIRGPKDSSFYSPLALFDAARQCGRLWDLEALCCHTLVSSFNQQGLAGKLFLNSSPDVVMGLLPSARIEPRTGMPQLDGIDWSRVVVELTESERTDSYDYLNQALDLYRKEGLQFAIDDLGEGYASLRLWSELRPEYVKIDKYFVRDIDTDVLKQQLVRSICDIASHAHSIVIAEGIETGAELRTLRYLGVACGQGYLLCRPQPNPPPQLEPAQAALFGPSTVRTQRQAQGRDSMSVRRLLRAAPAVPDHTPTNRVYELFQSRPDVSAVALLRGDRPTGILRRSQLYDQLARPYHRELYGNKPCSLFIETPPLIVDCDTSLLELGTLMTQGEGEALSDGFIITGADEYLGLGSSVELMREITQIQIMTARYANPLTQLPGNVPIDEHIEGLLRNRQSFAVCYADLDHFKPYNDLYGYRKGDELLRSMAELFTRYAVARMDFVGHVGGDDFILVFTSPDWAVRCQGILDELEKELESLYRMEHRQAGGYLAENRQGVLVFHPLVSLSLGVVTVDEPDLYSGSLIAELATSAKAQAKRVQGNALFVERRRPDNTLQQGCYSRATMLQ from the coding sequence ATGATGCTCGAGACATTTCATCAGATTCTCGCAGAAAAACAAGTTACGTCCGTGTTCCAGCCTATTGTCGATCTGCAGTCTGGCTTGATTCTGGGCTATGAGGGCTTGATCCGAGGGCCGAAGGACAGCAGTTTTTATTCGCCTTTGGCCTTGTTTGACGCTGCCCGGCAGTGCGGACGTTTATGGGATCTGGAAGCACTGTGCTGTCATACCTTGGTCAGTAGCTTTAATCAGCAGGGTTTGGCTGGCAAATTGTTTTTGAACTCCAGCCCGGATGTCGTGATGGGGCTGTTGCCTTCGGCCCGCATTGAACCGCGTACGGGCATGCCACAACTCGATGGTATCGATTGGAGCCGGGTGGTGGTCGAGCTGACCGAGTCCGAGCGCACCGACAGCTACGACTATTTGAATCAGGCGCTTGATTTATACCGAAAAGAAGGCTTGCAGTTTGCGATTGACGATTTGGGCGAAGGTTACGCCTCGCTGCGCTTGTGGTCCGAGTTGCGACCTGAATACGTCAAGATCGATAAATATTTTGTGCGCGATATTGATACTGATGTGCTCAAGCAGCAATTGGTGCGTTCCATTTGCGATATTGCCAGCCACGCGCACTCTATTGTAATTGCAGAGGGAATTGAAACCGGGGCAGAATTGCGCACCTTGCGGTATTTGGGTGTGGCTTGTGGTCAGGGCTATTTGCTGTGTCGGCCTCAACCTAATCCTCCCCCTCAGTTGGAGCCAGCCCAGGCTGCTTTGTTTGGTCCTTCCACTGTGCGGACACAGCGCCAAGCGCAGGGGCGGGACTCCATGAGTGTACGGCGTTTGCTGCGTGCGGCGCCGGCTGTCCCGGATCACACCCCGACCAATCGCGTGTATGAGCTCTTTCAAAGCCGTCCTGATGTGAGCGCGGTGGCTTTGTTGCGGGGCGACAGGCCGACGGGGATCTTGCGTCGTAGTCAGCTTTACGATCAGTTGGCACGTCCTTATCACCGCGAGCTGTATGGCAACAAGCCATGTTCCTTGTTTATTGAAACGCCGCCATTGATTGTGGACTGTGATACCAGTTTGCTGGAGCTGGGCACCTTGATGACGCAGGGTGAGGGCGAGGCATTGAGCGATGGGTTCATCATTACGGGGGCGGATGAGTATTTGGGCTTGGGCTCCAGTGTGGAACTGATGCGTGAAATTACGCAGATTCAGATCATGACGGCCCGCTATGCCAACCCACTGACGCAATTGCCGGGCAATGTGCCTATTGATGAGCATATTGAGGGCCTGCTGCGTAATCGTCAGAGCTTTGCCGTATGTTACGCAGACCTGGACCATTTCAAACCCTATAACGACTTGTACGGTTATCGCAAAGGAGATGAGTTACTGCGTTCTATGGCAGAGCTCTTTACTCGATATGCCGTTGCTCGCATGGATTTTGTCGGCCATGTGGGGGGAGATGACTTTATTCTGGTGTTTACCAGCCCGGACTGGGCTGTGCGCTGCCAAGGTATTTTGGACGAGCTGGAGAAAGAACTGGAGTCCTTGTATCGAATGGAGCACCGGCAAGCAGGCGGTTACTTGGCTGAAAACCGCCAGGGCGTGCTGGTGTTTCACCCGCTTGTGAGCCTGTCTTTAGGTGTTGTGACGGTTGATGAGCCCGATTTGTATTCGGGCTCTTTAATTGCAGAGCTGGCGACCTCCGCCAAGGCGCAGGCCAAACGCGTGCAGGGCAACGCCTTGTTTGTGGAGCGTCGGCGACCAGACAATACATTGCAGCAGGGCTGTTACAGTCGCGCTACGATGTTGCAGTAG
- a CDS encoding phosphoglycolate phosphatase, with translation MNICSVLFDLDGTLLDTIPDLASACNAMRLDLGLPVLPEERIATFVGKGSENLVRRALADLPNPPDNHTQALESFYYHYQLCNGQHSRLYPGVLDGLNDFTSQGLRLAVVTNKPEQFARPLLEQTGLSPYFELVVGGDTCPRKKPDPMPFIYACEQMKLAPEQALVIGDSMNDAQAARAAHIPVLLVPYGYNEGKDVQSLDSDGIVASIADAAIWLRNKRNPVFTS, from the coding sequence ATGAATATTTGCTCTGTACTGTTTGATTTGGATGGCACCCTCCTGGACACCATTCCTGATTTGGCCTCGGCATGTAATGCCATGCGTCTTGACCTGGGCCTGCCTGTGCTTCCAGAGGAGCGTATCGCCACTTTCGTGGGTAAAGGCTCAGAAAACCTGGTGCGACGCGCCTTGGCAGACCTGCCAAACCCTCCTGACAACCATACCCAGGCATTGGAATCATTTTATTACCATTACCAATTATGTAATGGCCAACACAGCCGCCTCTATCCCGGTGTACTAGACGGATTGAACGACTTTACAAGCCAAGGATTACGCCTGGCCGTCGTCACCAACAAACCTGAGCAATTTGCGCGCCCCTTGCTGGAACAAACAGGTTTAAGCCCCTATTTCGAGCTGGTAGTGGGCGGCGATACCTGCCCGCGCAAAAAGCCCGACCCCATGCCTTTTATCTACGCCTGCGAGCAAATGAAACTGGCTCCCGAACAGGCTTTGGTCATTGGGGATTCCATGAATGACGCCCAGGCAGCGCGCGCAGCTCACATCCCCGTACTGTTGGTGCCCTACGGCTATAACGAAGGCAAGGATGTGCAAAGCCTAGATTCCGATGGTATAGTTGCCTCTATTGCCGACGCCGCCATTTGGCTGCGCAACAAACGCAACCCTGTATTCACGTCATAA
- the rpe gene encoding ribulose-phosphate 3-epimerase, with amino-acid sequence MSQASTTRIAPSILSADFARLGEEVRNVIAAGADWVHCDIMDNHFVPNLTFGPMVCAALRPHTTAPIDVHLMVEPVDALIPEFAKAGADYISFHPEASRHVDRTLSLIRDHGCKAGLVFNPATPLNWMDHLMDKLDLVLLMSVNPGFGGQAFIPSAMDKLRQARARIDAWTAEGGQPILLQIDGGVKVDNIGAIRAAGADTFVAGSAIFGQPDYAQVIRDMRAQIALAEQA; translated from the coding sequence ATGTCCCAAGCCAGCACCACACGTATCGCTCCCAGTATTTTATCGGCTGACTTCGCCCGCCTGGGAGAAGAAGTCCGCAATGTCATTGCCGCCGGCGCCGACTGGGTTCATTGCGACATCATGGACAACCACTTTGTACCGAACCTGACTTTCGGTCCCATGGTCTGTGCCGCGCTGCGCCCCCACACCACCGCCCCCATCGACGTACACCTGATGGTGGAACCCGTAGACGCACTGATCCCCGAATTTGCCAAAGCCGGTGCCGATTACATCAGTTTTCACCCCGAAGCCTCGCGCCACGTGGATCGCACCCTATCGCTGATCCGTGACCACGGCTGTAAGGCCGGCCTGGTATTCAACCCGGCCACCCCGCTGAACTGGATGGATCACTTGATGGACAAGCTGGACCTGGTCTTGCTGATGTCCGTGAACCCCGGCTTTGGTGGCCAGGCCTTCATTCCCAGTGCCATGGACAAGCTGCGTCAGGCCCGCGCCCGCATTGATGCCTGGACCGCAGAAGGCGGCCAGCCCATTCTGCTGCAAATTGATGGTGGCGTGAAAGTGGACAATATCGGCGCCATTCGTGCTGCCGGTGCCGATACCTTTGTGGCCGGTTCGGCTATTTTTGGCCAGCCTGACTATGCTCAGGTCATTCGCGACATGCGTGCTCAAATCGCTTTGGCAGAACAAGCTTAA
- a CDS encoding TRAP transporter large permease, producing the protein MLISIIGLLVLLASLFMGLPIAWGMLLVGTVGFAQFTGMEAALIMAAQTSFDTAMSYSFTVLPLFILMGNLVNASGLSKDLYKAAHAFIGHLRGGLAMATIVACGAFSALCGSSMATTAAMGRVAMPNMRKYNYDDRLATGSIAAGGTLGILIPPSVMMVVYGILTETDIGKLFAAGFLPGLIAMLMYLVTVTIITAINPNLGRPGEKASWRERFEATKGVMAITVLFIVIMGGIYGGVFTPTEAAGIGAAATFLLTLKRRGWQPRMYLTVLIEAAQTTAIMFALVIGALVFTNFLSVAGLPSELLSFIEGLDVSPIAVILIICLIYLVLGCFLETMSMVMLTVPIFYPIVASLGFDLVWFGVVVVVAAEISLITPPLGLNIFMIKNVMSDVSLGTIIRGVTPFVLTDIARLLLLVFVPWIVLVIPNSM; encoded by the coding sequence ATGTTGATTTCTATTATCGGACTGCTTGTCCTGTTGGCTAGCTTGTTCATGGGTTTGCCCATTGCGTGGGGGATGCTGCTGGTTGGAACGGTGGGTTTTGCCCAATTCACAGGCATGGAAGCGGCCTTGATCATGGCCGCGCAAACCAGCTTTGACACCGCCATGAGCTATAGCTTTACGGTGTTGCCGCTATTTATTCTGATGGGAAATCTGGTCAATGCGTCGGGCCTGTCCAAAGACCTGTACAAAGCAGCCCATGCGTTTATTGGGCACTTGCGCGGTGGTCTGGCGATGGCCACGATTGTTGCCTGTGGAGCCTTCAGTGCGCTCTGTGGTTCCAGCATGGCGACCACGGCCGCCATGGGCCGCGTGGCCATGCCCAATATGCGCAAATATAACTACGATGATCGTCTGGCCACAGGCAGTATTGCTGCCGGCGGCACACTGGGCATTTTGATTCCGCCCAGCGTGATGATGGTGGTCTATGGGATTCTGACTGAAACCGACATTGGCAAGCTGTTTGCCGCCGGATTTTTGCCCGGTTTGATCGCCATGCTGATGTATCTGGTGACGGTCACCATCATTACCGCGATCAACCCCAATCTGGGCCGTCCCGGTGAAAAAGCCAGTTGGCGTGAACGCTTTGAGGCGACCAAAGGCGTGATGGCCATTACGGTGCTGTTCATCGTCATCATGGGTGGTATTTACGGGGGGGTGTTCACCCCGACTGAAGCGGCCGGTATTGGCGCTGCTGCCACCTTTTTGCTGACCTTGAAGCGCCGGGGCTGGCAGCCGCGCATGTATTTGACGGTGCTGATCGAGGCCGCCCAGACAACAGCGATTATGTTCGCTTTGGTGATCGGGGCATTGGTTTTTACCAACTTCCTGTCCGTGGCTGGTTTGCCCAGTGAATTGCTCAGTTTCATCGAGGGCCTGGATGTCTCCCCGATTGCGGTGATTTTGATCATTTGCCTGATTTATCTGGTGTTGGGCTGTTTTCTGGAAACGATGTCCATGGTCATGCTGACCGTGCCCATCTTCTATCCGATTGTGGCCTCGCTGGGCTTTGATCTGGTGTGGTTCGGGGTGGTTGTGGTGGTGGCCGCTGAAATCAGTTTGATTACCCCGCCGCTGGGATTGAATATTTTCATGATCAAGAACGTGATGTCCGATGTTTCCCTGGGCACGATTATTCGGGGTGTGACACCTTTTGTTCTGACGGATATTGCCCGTTTGTTGTTGCTGGTGTTTGTTCCCTGGATTGTGTTGGTGATCCCGAACAGTATGTAA
- a CDS encoding murein transglycosylase A, with translation MKLIYCVPAVLLALSACSSTPVDQGSSSTAPGTADSGSDIALQPLQVPSLSALPDTPARTLAGRYQAVNWSTLPGWQADSLDHVWKGFINNCKGLMRPVSGSLAMPARANPRAWQPVCQAAASAGLNADTTDTAAVRDFLQQQLQPWRLLTGDGKVAQNTVTGYYEPLLKASRTRSSSYQWPLFAAPDDLLTIDLGSLYPELAGKRIRGKQVGKRIVPYDTREQIVSRQDRQPPVIVYAEDPVEGFFLQIQGSGRAVLPDGSAVRLAYADHNGRPYASVGQWLAKQGEMPLAQTSMQNIKAWAKRNPHRVQEMMNVNTAMVFFREEAIVDPELGPKGAYGIPLIGLRSVAVDPTYVPLGTPVYLATSQPATKQPLQRLVFAQDTGAAIKGPARTDLYWGTGDQAGAQAGRMKQQGQMWLLWPRQAGAPSAR, from the coding sequence ATGAAGTTAATTTATTGCGTGCCAGCCGTACTGCTGGCATTAAGCGCCTGTTCAAGCACGCCTGTGGATCAGGGCTCTTCGTCAACGGCTCCGGGCACCGCAGACAGTGGTTCTGATATCGCCTTGCAGCCTTTGCAGGTGCCGTCCTTGTCGGCTCTGCCGGACACCCCGGCGCGAACACTGGCGGGGCGCTACCAGGCGGTGAACTGGTCCACCTTGCCGGGTTGGCAGGCAGATTCGTTGGATCACGTCTGGAAAGGCTTTATCAATAATTGCAAAGGCTTGATGCGCCCGGTCAGCGGCTCGCTGGCCATGCCTGCGCGTGCCAATCCCCGTGCCTGGCAACCCGTGTGTCAGGCAGCGGCGTCGGCAGGTCTGAATGCCGACACCACAGACACAGCCGCTGTGCGTGATTTCCTGCAGCAGCAACTACAGCCCTGGCGTTTGCTGACTGGCGATGGCAAGGTGGCTCAGAATACGGTCACGGGTTATTACGAGCCGTTGCTCAAGGCCTCGCGTACACGTAGCTCCAGCTATCAATGGCCGCTTTTCGCTGCACCGGATGATTTGTTGACGATTGATCTGGGTAGCTTGTATCCCGAGCTGGCTGGCAAGCGTATTCGCGGCAAGCAAGTGGGTAAACGCATTGTGCCTTACGACACACGCGAGCAGATTGTCTCCAGGCAGGATCGGCAGCCGCCCGTGATCGTGTATGCAGAAGATCCGGTAGAGGGCTTTTTCTTGCAGATCCAAGGCTCGGGTCGTGCGGTCTTGCCCGATGGCAGCGCCGTGCGACTGGCTTATGCCGATCATAACGGTCGTCCCTATGCGTCGGTGGGCCAATGGTTGGCCAAGCAAGGTGAGATGCCTTTGGCGCAAACCTCCATGCAAAACATCAAAGCCTGGGCCAAGCGCAACCCGCATCGCGTTCAGGAAATGATGAATGTCAATACGGCCATGGTGTTCTTCCGTGAAGAGGCTATTGTGGACCCGGAACTGGGGCCTAAAGGCGCCTATGGCATTCCCTTGATTGGTCTACGCTCCGTTGCCGTTGACCCTACTTATGTGCCGTTGGGCACACCGGTGTACCTGGCCACTTCGCAGCCTGCCACTAAGCAGCCTTTGCAGCGGCTGGTCTTTGCCCAGGACACGGGGGCGGCCATCAAGGGACCGGCACGTACCGACTTGTACTGGGGAACGGGAGATCAGGCTGGTGCGCAGGCCGGGCGCATGAAGCAGCAAGGTCAAATGTGGCTGTTGTGGCCACGTCAGGCAGGAGCACCGAGCGCACGATGA
- a CDS encoding TRAP transporter substrate-binding protein, giving the protein MRVFKKLALSLGLATAALAPTLPSVAAEVTTLRFSQWMPPGHFIVTNMFEPWAQEVEKVTEGRVKVEFINALGKPQAHLDLVRNGIADLGMSVHSYTANRFPLIEFAELPFTTDDGGVNSVAYWRTYEKFMMDANEHKGVKLLGMWTSPATVIFTSKEDVQSVEDLDGQKLRSPSPLFDAIGKALGIVTVNAPASDSYEMLSRGVIDGMYFQYDQLDNWKLDKLIKTAVSVPGGFGKSSQYLFMNERKWKSLSEADRAAIEKISGEWIANDFGSKWQAAEQQAIEKHTAAGLKTLRIEGEAGDKLKERLAFVEEDWIKAADKKGVDGKAALAYFREQIKELSAAK; this is encoded by the coding sequence ATGCGTGTTTTCAAAAAATTGGCCTTGAGCCTGGGCCTGGCTACCGCCGCCCTGGCACCGACCTTGCCTTCGGTTGCTGCCGAAGTCACAACCTTGCGTTTTTCGCAGTGGATGCCGCCCGGTCACTTTATCGTGACCAATATGTTCGAGCCCTGGGCCCAGGAAGTGGAGAAGGTGACAGAGGGCCGCGTCAAGGTCGAGTTCATCAATGCTTTGGGCAAACCCCAGGCTCACCTGGATCTGGTCCGTAACGGCATTGCGGATCTGGGCATGTCGGTACACAGCTACACCGCCAATCGTTTCCCTTTGATTGAATTTGCCGAATTGCCTTTCACAACGGATGACGGCGGCGTCAACTCGGTTGCCTACTGGCGTACCTATGAAAAGTTCATGATGGATGCCAACGAGCACAAAGGCGTGAAACTGCTGGGCATGTGGACCAGTCCCGCAACGGTGATTTTTACTAGCAAGGAAGATGTGCAAAGCGTTGAGGATCTGGATGGCCAGAAGTTGCGCTCTCCCAGCCCGCTGTTCGATGCCATCGGCAAGGCTTTGGGTATTGTGACGGTGAATGCGCCCGCCTCAGACAGCTACGAAATGCTGTCGCGTGGTGTGATTGACGGCATGTATTTTCAGTACGACCAGTTGGATAACTGGAAGCTGGACAAGCTGATCAAAACGGCGGTTTCTGTTCCTGGCGGGTTTGGTAAATCCAGTCAGTACCTGTTCATGAACGAGCGTAAATGGAAGAGCCTGTCCGAAGCCGATCGTGCGGCTATCGAGAAGATCAGTGGCGAGTGGATTGCCAACGATTTTGGTTCCAAGTGGCAAGCGGCTGAGCAGCAAGCCATTGAGAAGCACACGGCTGCGGGTCTGAAGACGCTGCGTATCGAAGGTGAGGCGGGTGACAAGCTCAAGGAGCGTTTGGCCTTTGTGGAAGAGGACTGGATCAAGGCCGCAGACAAGAAGGGCGTAGACGGCAAAGCCGCTCTGGCCTACTTCCGCGAGCAGATCAAAGAGCTGAGTGCTGCCAAGTAA
- a CDS encoding IS110 family transposase, whose amino-acid sequence MKITTLGIDLAKHVFQLHGVDEQGQTVLRKQLKRDQMATFFATLPVCLIGMEACGSAHHWARKLESFGHTVRLIAPQFVKPYVKTNKNDAADAEAICEAVARPNMRFVPIKNIEQQSVLALHRARQGFVRARTAQANQIRGLLAEFGLIVPQGISHLHTRVPALLEQANQELTGSFRLLILRLLDHLKELDKQVHELERQIKAWHKANEASCRLEKIAGIGPITASALVATIGDAKNFTNGRQLAAWLGLVPKQHSSGGKSVLLGISKRGDQYLRTLLIHGARAVIYRARQAAEPTGWLQRLLQRSHTNVAAVALANKNARIVWALLANQRTFQPDYTPDGS is encoded by the coding sequence ATGAAGATTACGACACTGGGTATCGATCTGGCAAAGCACGTTTTTCAACTGCACGGCGTTGATGAACAAGGCCAAACCGTATTAAGAAAACAGCTCAAACGCGACCAGATGGCCACGTTCTTCGCTACCTTACCGGTCTGCCTTATTGGCATGGAAGCATGTGGCAGTGCGCATCATTGGGCCCGTAAATTAGAATCGTTCGGACATACCGTACGCTTGATTGCCCCTCAGTTTGTTAAACCCTACGTTAAAACCAACAAGAACGATGCTGCTGATGCCGAAGCCATCTGCGAGGCAGTGGCTCGGCCTAACATGCGGTTTGTACCGATCAAAAATATCGAACAACAGTCCGTCTTGGCCTTGCACCGGGCTCGACAAGGGTTCGTACGGGCACGGACCGCACAGGCCAATCAGATCCGCGGATTGCTGGCTGAGTTCGGGCTGATCGTCCCACAGGGAATCTCTCACCTGCATACACGTGTCCCTGCGCTACTCGAGCAGGCGAATCAGGAGCTGACAGGCTCATTTCGATTACTCATACTCCGGCTCCTGGATCACTTAAAAGAACTGGATAAACAGGTCCATGAGTTGGAGCGGCAGATTAAAGCCTGGCATAAGGCCAATGAAGCGAGCTGCCGACTTGAGAAAATTGCGGGCATTGGCCCGATCACCGCCAGTGCCTTGGTTGCCACGATCGGCGATGCCAAAAACTTCACCAATGGCCGACAGTTAGCCGCGTGGCTAGGCTTAGTGCCCAAGCAGCACTCCAGTGGTGGCAAGTCCGTGCTCCTGGGAATCAGCAAACGAGGAGATCAATATCTGCGTACCTTGTTAATTCATGGCGCTCGAGCGGTAATCTATCGTGCGCGGCAAGCCGCAGAGCCCACCGGTTGGCTACAACGACTCTTGCAGCGATCTCACACCAACGTAGCGGCGGTTGCATTAGCCAACAAAAATGCCCGTATCGTCTGGGCGTTACTGGCCAATCAACGAACCTTCCAGCCTGACTATACGCCTGACGGCTCATAG
- a CDS encoding TRAP transporter small permease, whose amino-acid sequence MNDDLPGMELVRSRGVVRVVETILDTACVVILILMTGITTVDVIGRYVFHAPLLGAYEASEILLGVLIFAALPRVTWHQQHLTVSLLDAWLGPWARRVQQCLINIISTLMLAVLTVYLWHRANELAEYGDMSNALQVPIAPFAYAISVMTGIAAVAALLQIFRSPRR is encoded by the coding sequence ATGAACGACGATCTGCCAGGAATGGAGCTGGTGCGTTCACGTGGAGTAGTACGGGTTGTAGAGACAATTCTGGATACTGCCTGTGTGGTCATCTTGATCCTGATGACGGGCATCACGACCGTGGACGTGATTGGCCGGTATGTATTCCATGCCCCTTTGCTGGGAGCTTATGAGGCCAGCGAGATCTTGCTGGGTGTGCTGATTTTTGCAGCCTTGCCACGCGTGACCTGGCATCAGCAGCACTTGACCGTCAGTTTGCTGGATGCCTGGCTGGGGCCGTGGGCACGACGGGTGCAGCAATGCCTGATCAATATCATTTCAACCCTTATGTTGGCGGTGCTGACCGTGTATCTGTGGCACCGGGCCAATGAGCTGGCTGAGTATGGTGATATGAGTAATGCCTTGCAAGTGCCCATTGCGCCGTTTGCCTATGCCATTTCAGTCATGACCGGCATCGCAGCGGTGGCTGCCTTGCTGCAAATTTTTCGCTCCCCCCGCCGATAA
- the apaG gene encoding Co2+/Mg2+ efflux protein ApaG, whose translation MKPDDIEVQITPQYLPEQSEPESNQYVFAYTVRITNNGQQTAQIISRHWIITDDNQQVQEVRGLGVVGQQPVLAPGETFEYTSGCPLNTPFGTMRGSYQCVGENGVPFEVLIQEFILSSPRTLH comes from the coding sequence ATGAAGCCTGACGATATTGAGGTGCAAATCACGCCCCAGTACCTGCCTGAGCAATCCGAACCCGAGAGCAATCAATACGTTTTTGCCTATACCGTACGGATTACCAACAATGGACAGCAGACGGCCCAGATTATCAGTCGTCACTGGATCATTACAGACGACAATCAGCAGGTTCAGGAAGTGCGTGGCCTGGGCGTTGTGGGCCAACAGCCGGTGCTGGCTCCAGGCGAGACCTTTGAGTACACCAGTGGCTGTCCCCTGAATACACCGTTTGGCACCATGCGTGGCAGCTATCAATGTGTGGGTGAAAATGGTGTGCCTTTTGAGGTTCTCATTCAGGAGTTCATCCTTTCCTCCCCCCGTACCTTGCACTAA